One window from the genome of Bdellovibrio sp. NC01 encodes:
- a CDS encoding tail fiber domain-containing protein has product MGLLLYVTLPLVLLSFAAQGAPSSLTYQGRIMKSSGEPLEVNGVNFIFELTSPDGSCVIYRELKSGIDMRNSSGVFDVAIGTGSRQYPASGTSTVLDYFNNSKSYTCANSDNTDSTSTFSAATTDGRKLRVTFWDGFGWQLISPDTVVRSVPYAAYSLASEKLGTLSQNDVALKTQLPAANCSSGEVLTYSGNTFTCVADQLGSTGSGIQSINGDLATAHALAVNATGSILNWTHSSGVHTLNLPLAANSGVAAGLLSNSDYQSFQAKQNALGFTPLNPANNLSDVTNAATARANLGLSTAGGDLTGTYPSPTIAANAVTTSKLFANPGVNRIVATDNSTGATLKPFTCSSQGQSLTWDTTNGWQCSSALGFTPLNPANNLSDLANAATARANLGLSTAGGDLTGTYPSPTIAANAVTTSKLFANPGINRLVATDNSTGATLKPFTCSSQGQSLTWDTTNGWQCGSVGSLTAVTASAPLTSSGGSSPNIAITQASGSTNGYLTSTDWNTFNNKQSSLGFTPLNPANNLSDVANAATARANLGLSTAGGDLTGTYPNPTIAKLSGKAITLTSLASGNYLKYNGTDWVNVLPSTADLSDASSLIKSSQMPGNCTASQTLTFSSPTGTWTCSTISITGSAFGTQTAGTFFAGPTTGSATPTFRAIASSDLPKTGTGGVFVNGGNSFGANATLGTTDAFNLVLRTGNTDRATFDTSGNLAIGTSTAGAVPGASRYLTLYTNQGPTSLELVGKESGGALLSQIDFVKASANLPSASIRAINGSLWAQSAHLTFLTSPNTSGPVERMRIDPNGLIGVGTTSPQVPFHVTTPVSATAVWPYRAGILVEGEGTSPSGRINTLTYSDTEIPTFSLLRAKSAKATPGAIVANDSLGQVTAIGYTGSAFQTGGKTAINFYAAENFTSSTQGSRISFATTALGTTTTADRVTIDSTGYVGIGTIAPTKSLHILNSQAADTAVLVRNPSSVDNAASAIDIETDGTGLQMIAYSTGTTGTWGTSTIPKADSVVLRSYTTTPPSSMGVGTGSNVPLHLITADTPRITLTGAGNVGIGTTNPTDPLAFEKDFDGDAFFNVNNNSTGTSARAGVVLTNRGTAYGASSGGLILGGSAHSASPDVLNLFTNSSITNGVKISATGASAPITFATSAAPLERMRITASGTVGIGTTAPAYPLDVVGDIRTSSCLRYASSTLGTCTSDVRLKKDIHAFDLGLKELLGINPKYFKYNGLGEEAETKAEQMGVIAQEIEKVAPSLVGTKMAKLHPTDKDKTELKVVNYSAFIYVAINAIKEFYSQWHADSQILHREIASLKEQNDQLKIQNDKLQQRLDKIEKALQSK; this is encoded by the coding sequence ATGGGATTACTACTGTACGTTACTTTACCGTTGGTATTGCTTAGCTTTGCGGCGCAAGGTGCTCCTTCATCGCTGACCTATCAAGGACGCATTATGAAGTCTTCGGGAGAACCTCTTGAAGTCAACGGCGTCAATTTTATCTTCGAACTAACAAGCCCAGATGGTTCGTGCGTTATTTACCGAGAATTAAAATCAGGCATCGACATGAGAAACTCCAGTGGTGTGTTCGACGTTGCGATCGGCACCGGTTCACGTCAATACCCGGCTTCAGGCACCTCAACGGTCCTGGATTATTTTAATAATTCTAAATCTTATACCTGCGCAAATTCAGACAACACTGACTCTACGTCCACTTTCAGCGCAGCAACGACTGATGGCCGCAAACTGCGCGTAACATTCTGGGATGGTTTCGGCTGGCAATTGATTTCACCTGATACTGTGGTGCGCTCAGTTCCGTACGCGGCTTATTCTTTAGCTTCAGAAAAATTAGGAACACTTTCGCAAAACGACGTGGCTCTAAAAACGCAACTTCCGGCTGCGAATTGTTCCTCGGGTGAGGTATTAACTTACTCAGGAAACACATTCACCTGCGTTGCAGATCAGTTGGGCTCAACCGGTTCGGGAATTCAAAGTATCAATGGTGACCTAGCAACTGCGCATGCACTTGCTGTGAATGCAACGGGCAGCATTTTGAATTGGACTCACTCAAGTGGTGTGCACACTTTGAATTTACCACTCGCTGCAAATTCTGGCGTTGCTGCCGGTTTGTTATCCAATTCTGACTATCAAAGTTTCCAAGCAAAACAAAATGCCTTGGGCTTCACACCTCTGAATCCCGCAAATAATTTAAGCGATGTCACGAATGCAGCGACAGCACGCGCGAATTTAGGTTTGTCGACTGCGGGTGGTGACCTGACGGGAACTTATCCGTCACCAACTATCGCGGCAAATGCAGTAACAACTTCAAAACTTTTTGCAAATCCCGGAGTCAATCGTATCGTTGCAACGGACAACTCTACCGGCGCAACGTTGAAACCATTTACATGTTCTTCTCAAGGACAAAGTCTGACATGGGATACAACCAATGGCTGGCAATGTTCGTCTGCATTGGGATTTACTCCGCTGAATCCTGCAAATAATTTAAGCGATCTCGCGAATGCAGCGACAGCGCGCGCGAATTTAGGTTTGTCGACTGCGGGTGGTGACCTGACTGGAACCTATCCGTCACCAACTATCGCGGCAAATGCCGTGACCACGTCGAAACTTTTTGCAAACCCTGGAATCAATCGCCTGGTTGCGACGGATAATTCAACCGGCGCAACTTTGAAACCATTTACTTGCTCTTCTCAAGGACAAAGTCTGACTTGGGATACGACCAATGGATGGCAATGCGGGTCTGTGGGTTCACTCACAGCAGTGACTGCGAGTGCTCCGTTAACATCAAGTGGCGGCTCAAGCCCAAATATTGCGATCACTCAAGCAAGCGGCTCTACAAATGGTTATTTAACTTCCACCGACTGGAATACATTTAATAACAAACAAAGCTCACTCGGCTTCACTCCTTTGAATCCAGCGAACAATCTTAGCGACGTTGCTAATGCTGCCACAGCTCGCGCAAACTTAGGCTTATCAACAGCAGGCGGCGATCTGACGGGAACTTATCCAAACCCTACAATTGCAAAGCTTTCTGGCAAGGCCATTACGCTAACCTCTTTAGCTTCAGGAAATTATTTAAAATATAACGGCACGGATTGGGTTAACGTTTTACCGTCAACCGCAGATTTATCAGATGCAAGCTCTCTGATTAAATCTTCGCAGATGCCGGGCAACTGTACGGCAAGTCAGACATTAACATTCTCTTCACCGACGGGCACGTGGACATGCTCTACAATTTCAATCACAGGCTCTGCATTTGGAACACAAACAGCGGGAACTTTTTTTGCGGGACCGACGACAGGTTCAGCAACTCCGACATTCCGTGCGATTGCTTCTTCGGATCTTCCTAAAACTGGAACCGGCGGTGTCTTCGTAAATGGCGGCAATAGTTTTGGTGCCAACGCAACCTTGGGCACAACGGATGCTTTTAATTTAGTTTTGCGTACAGGTAACACGGATCGTGCAACATTCGATACGTCAGGCAATTTAGCGATTGGTACTTCAACTGCTGGCGCAGTCCCGGGTGCAAGTCGTTATTTAACACTCTATACAAATCAAGGCCCTACTTCCTTAGAACTAGTTGGTAAGGAATCTGGGGGCGCTCTGCTTTCACAAATTGATTTCGTCAAAGCAAGCGCCAACTTACCGTCCGCCTCGATTCGCGCCATAAACGGTAGTCTTTGGGCGCAAAGCGCTCACTTAACATTCTTGACGAGCCCGAACACTTCAGGCCCTGTTGAACGCATGCGTATAGATCCGAATGGTCTGATTGGAGTGGGAACAACGTCTCCACAAGTTCCATTTCACGTAACAACGCCAGTCTCTGCTACCGCCGTATGGCCATATCGCGCAGGAATTTTAGTTGAGGGTGAGGGCACATCTCCTTCGGGACGAATCAATACTTTGACTTACTCGGATACAGAAATTCCAACATTTAGTTTGCTGCGCGCAAAAAGTGCCAAGGCAACGCCAGGTGCAATTGTCGCAAACGACAGTCTTGGTCAAGTCACTGCAATTGGTTACACGGGTTCTGCTTTTCAAACCGGTGGCAAAACCGCCATTAACTTCTATGCAGCGGAAAACTTTACTTCAAGTACTCAAGGTTCGAGAATTAGCTTTGCAACAACAGCTCTCGGTACAACGACGACTGCAGATCGCGTGACAATTGATTCTACAGGGTACGTCGGTATTGGAACGATAGCGCCCACGAAATCGCTTCACATTCTAAACTCACAAGCCGCTGATACCGCAGTCCTTGTTCGCAATCCATCTAGCGTCGACAATGCAGCCAGCGCCATTGATATCGAAACGGATGGCACAGGTTTACAAATGATCGCTTACAGCACCGGCACGACCGGAACTTGGGGCACAAGTACTATTCCGAAAGCGGATTCAGTGGTTTTGCGTTCTTATACAACAACACCTCCCTCCAGCATGGGAGTCGGCACAGGCTCAAATGTTCCGCTGCACTTAATTACCGCAGATACACCTCGCATCACTCTGACAGGCGCAGGCAATGTTGGTATAGGTACGACAAATCCAACAGATCCTTTAGCCTTTGAAAAAGATTTCGATGGCGATGCATTCTTTAACGTGAACAACAACAGCACAGGAACAAGCGCACGAGCCGGTGTCGTTCTAACGAACAGAGGCACCGCTTACGGGGCTTCTTCCGGAGGACTTATTTTAGGAGGCAGCGCGCACAGCGCATCTCCTGACGTTCTCAATTTATTTACAAATTCTAGCATCACAAACGGCGTGAAAATTTCAGCTACAGGGGCCTCGGCACCCATCACCTTCGCAACATCAGCCGCACCGCTTGAAAGAATGCGTATCACTGCAAGTGGTACTGTAGGCATTGGAACGACAGCGCCAGCTTATCCTTTAGACGTTGTTGGTGATATTAGAACTTCATCGTGCTTACGTTATGCTTCAAGCACGCTTGGAACTTGCACTTCCGATGTGCGCCTTAAAAAAGATATTCACGCCTTTGATTTAGGACTGAAAGAGCTTTTAGGAATCAATCCAAAATACTTCAAGTACAATGGTTTAGGAGAAGAAGCTGAAACTAAAGCTGAACAAATGGGTGTGATCGCCCAAGAAATCGAAAAGGTTGCGCCCAGTTTAGTCGGCACGAAAATGGCTAAACTGCACCCCACTGATAAAGATAAAACAGAATTGAAGGTCGTTAACTACAGTGCCTTCATCTACGTCGCGATCAATGCTATCAAGGAATTCTATTCTCAGTGGCACGCTGACAGTCAGATCCTTCATCGTGAAATCGCATCACTCAAAGAACAGAACGATCAGTTGAAAATTCAAAACGACAAGCTTCAACAGCGTTTGGATAAAATAGAAAAGGCTCTACAGTCTAAGTAG
- the htpG gene encoding molecular chaperone HtpG has translation MAKQTQSFNAEIKQLLDIVIHSLYSHKEIFLRELVSNASDAIDKLKFQSLTHAALLPENWQPEIRLEPDTQARTLKIIDNGIGMTQEEVTQFIGTIARSGAKAFVQMNEEMKNKPELIGQFGVGFYSAFMVADKVTLHTQKAGTNDGTVWESNGDGTYTIDSVPRPGGTGTTITLHLKAFKEEDEVQDFTDTWTLKSLVKKYSDFIAHPIKLKNDKAEDETINSQKAIWLKSPSEVTKEEHKEFYQHLSHDWNEPLKTIHYKAEGTMEFNALMYIPAKKPFNFNMQDSAYGLSLYIKRVFIMADCKELIPTYLRFVKGLVDSADLSLNVSREILQQDRQVTQIRKNVTNKVLAALKDLLKNDRSQYENFWTEFGATLKEGIPSDGANKEKLEELTLFHSTSSDKMTTLEEYVTRMKEGQKDIYFITGDNLTQVSHSPYLEKLKEKNYEVLLLVDPVDEWVVNSMPEFKGKKLQSIMAQGLDLDSEAEKKQKEEELKQAEFTLRPVLDTMKKTLENDVKDVVLSERLTNTPACLVSASQDPSAHMQKLLSQMGREYGTPVKRIMEINPKHPVFEKMLKATPEQQTKWTEILFAQALLNEGSNIPDPVKFSQQIAELMVQAADATKH, from the coding sequence ATGGCGAAACAAACCCAAAGTTTTAACGCAGAGATTAAACAGCTATTAGATATCGTTATTCACTCTTTGTATTCACACAAAGAAATCTTTTTAAGAGAGCTCGTTTCCAACGCCTCTGATGCTATCGACAAACTTAAATTCCAATCTTTGACTCACGCGGCTTTGTTGCCTGAAAACTGGCAACCTGAGATCCGTTTGGAACCAGACACTCAAGCACGCACTTTGAAAATCATCGATAACGGTATCGGTATGACTCAAGAAGAAGTCACACAGTTTATCGGAACAATCGCCCGTTCTGGCGCAAAAGCCTTCGTGCAAATGAATGAAGAAATGAAAAACAAACCCGAATTGATTGGTCAATTCGGTGTTGGCTTCTATTCTGCATTTATGGTTGCTGATAAAGTGACTTTGCATACCCAAAAAGCCGGCACCAATGACGGCACAGTGTGGGAATCAAATGGCGATGGCACTTACACGATTGATTCGGTTCCTCGTCCAGGTGGTACCGGCACGACAATCACTTTGCATTTGAAGGCATTTAAAGAAGAAGATGAAGTTCAAGACTTCACTGATACTTGGACATTGAAGTCTTTGGTTAAAAAATATTCTGACTTTATCGCGCATCCAATTAAATTGAAAAACGATAAAGCTGAAGACGAAACAATCAATTCACAAAAAGCGATCTGGTTGAAATCCCCTTCTGAAGTGACGAAAGAAGAACACAAGGAATTCTACCAGCACTTGTCACACGACTGGAACGAACCATTGAAAACCATCCACTACAAAGCGGAAGGTACAATGGAGTTCAACGCGCTTATGTACATCCCTGCTAAAAAGCCGTTCAACTTTAACATGCAGGATTCTGCTTACGGTCTAAGCCTTTACATCAAACGTGTGTTCATCATGGCTGATTGCAAAGAGTTGATTCCAACTTACTTGCGCTTCGTAAAAGGTTTGGTCGACAGCGCCGATCTTTCCTTGAACGTGTCGCGCGAAATCTTACAACAAGACCGTCAAGTCACGCAGATTCGCAAAAATGTGACAAACAAGGTTCTTGCCGCTTTGAAGGATCTTTTGAAAAACGATCGCAGCCAGTATGAAAACTTCTGGACTGAATTCGGCGCCACTTTAAAAGAAGGCATTCCTAGCGATGGCGCGAATAAAGAAAAACTTGAAGAACTGACCTTGTTCCATTCAACGTCTTCAGACAAAATGACGACTCTTGAAGAATACGTGACTCGCATGAAGGAAGGTCAAAAAGACATTTACTTCATCACGGGTGACAACTTGACTCAAGTCAGCCACAGCCCTTACTTGGAAAAATTGAAAGAGAAAAACTACGAAGTTCTTCTGTTGGTTGATCCTGTGGACGAATGGGTTGTGAACTCAATGCCAGAATTCAAAGGCAAAAAATTGCAAAGCATTATGGCGCAAGGTTTAGACCTTGATTCAGAGGCAGAGAAAAAACAAAAAGAAGAAGAGTTAAAGCAAGCTGAATTCACTCTTCGCCCTGTCCTTGATACGATGAAGAAAACTTTGGAAAACGACGTCAAAGACGTTGTTCTTTCAGAGCGTTTGACAAACACACCAGCGTGCTTGGTGTCTGCGTCTCAAGACCCTTCCGCACACATGCAGAAGTTGTTATCGCAAATGGGTCGTGAGTATGGCACCCCAGTGAAACGCATCATGGAGATCAATCCAAAGCATCCAGTGTTTGAAAAGATGTTAAAAGCGACTCCTGAACAACAAACGAAATGGACAGAAATTCTTTTTGCCCAAGCATTGTTGAACGAAGGCTCAAACATCCCTGATCCAGTGAAGTTTTCGCAGCAAATTGCGGAACTGATGGTTCAGGCTGCTGATGCCACAAAACACTAA
- a CDS encoding TIGR02285 family protein: protein MEHFSTWVFALTLLSGFNAQAKEVINWFVADMPPFISTNTAHEIIDIQAASGPIADLHRQIEKSLPEYEHRYHLQSIPRGEVSLKKKNHYCTLILLQSPQREEFAYFGASFTKTPYKMGLITLKKYIDAKNTDLEAYLDKKDFTLAVLSKRFYGNDVAPILKKYSARTISLVRDEENMAAVFKLLEKNRVQGTLGYKFEIEDYLTKNPAADMGFQPVKQMNEGHFGRVSCEKTPWGKVALDKVSNVIKAIK from the coding sequence ATGGAACATTTCAGTACATGGGTCTTCGCACTGACTCTGCTTAGCGGATTCAATGCTCAGGCAAAAGAAGTCATCAATTGGTTCGTGGCAGATATGCCACCTTTCATCTCAACCAACACTGCACACGAAATTATTGATATCCAAGCAGCCAGCGGTCCTATCGCCGATCTTCACAGACAGATTGAAAAATCTCTTCCTGAATACGAACACCGCTACCATTTACAGAGCATTCCCCGCGGCGAAGTTTCTTTAAAAAAGAAAAACCACTATTGCACACTGATTTTGCTGCAAAGCCCACAGCGTGAAGAGTTCGCTTACTTCGGGGCATCCTTCACCAAGACGCCATACAAAATGGGTCTGATCACTTTAAAAAAATATATCGACGCTAAAAACACCGATCTTGAAGCTTATCTTGATAAAAAAGACTTTACCCTGGCGGTGTTAAGCAAACGCTTCTATGGCAATGATGTCGCTCCGATTCTAAAAAAATACAGTGCTCGCACGATCTCTTTGGTGCGTGATGAAGAAAATATGGCTGCGGTATTTAAGCTTCTTGAAAAAAACCGCGTTCAGGGAACTTTGGGTTATAAGTTTGAAATTGAAGACTATCTGACAAAAAATCCTGCGGCAGATATGGGATTTCAGCCGGTCAAACAAATGAACGAAGGGCACTTTGGTCGCGTCTCTTGCGAAAAAACGCCGTGGGGCAAAGTCGCTTTAGACAAAGTCTCAAATGTCATAAAAGCCATCAAATAA
- a CDS encoding tryptophan 2,3-dioxygenase family protein translates to MKYPPVHYHNYLDIDKILHAQHPKSVEYGKPAHDEMLFIVVHQTYELWFKQILFELDSVLKTFQQPQIQEEEMGRASARLERIVSILKLIIGQVDVLETMTPLDFLDFRDMLYPASGFQSYQWRLIETKLGLRIDDRLAYNQSPFYKSLTDDQAKEMMDVLNQSSLFDAVEKWLERTPFLQGENFNFWDTYKQAVNQMFQEDINTVKANPRLPEEDKEKNIKGLEASLKTFDALFDEKAFNELRAGGHFRLSYKAMHAALLIQLYRDQPILQTPFRIIRALLDIDETMTTWRYRHALMAYRMLGQKIGTGGSSGHKYLADATSKHKIFTDFFNLTTFFIPRSKVPQLPKTIADRMNFHY, encoded by the coding sequence ATGAAATATCCTCCGGTGCACTACCACAACTATCTAGACATCGATAAAATCTTGCATGCGCAACACCCGAAAAGTGTTGAGTATGGAAAACCTGCTCACGATGAAATGCTTTTTATCGTCGTTCACCAAACTTATGAGTTGTGGTTCAAACAAATTCTTTTTGAATTGGATTCAGTTCTTAAAACTTTCCAACAGCCACAAATTCAAGAAGAAGAAATGGGTCGCGCGAGCGCTCGCTTAGAGCGTATCGTCAGCATCTTGAAGTTAATCATTGGCCAGGTTGACGTTTTAGAAACGATGACTCCCCTTGATTTCTTGGATTTCCGCGACATGCTTTATCCAGCGTCAGGGTTCCAAAGCTACCAATGGCGCTTGATTGAAACAAAGCTAGGTCTGCGCATTGACGACCGCTTGGCTTACAATCAATCTCCCTTCTACAAATCGCTGACTGACGACCAAGCAAAAGAAATGATGGACGTGTTAAATCAAAGTTCGTTGTTTGATGCGGTGGAAAAATGGCTCGAGCGCACTCCGTTCCTGCAAGGTGAAAATTTCAACTTCTGGGATACGTACAAGCAGGCTGTGAATCAGATGTTCCAAGAAGACATCAACACAGTAAAAGCAAACCCACGTTTGCCGGAAGAAGATAAAGAAAAAAACATCAAAGGCCTTGAAGCTTCATTGAAAACTTTCGACGCCTTGTTTGACGAAAAAGCATTCAACGAATTGCGCGCAGGCGGTCACTTCCGTCTTAGCTACAAAGCGATGCATGCGGCGTTGTTGATTCAGCTCTACCGCGATCAACCCATTCTGCAGACGCCATTCAGAATTATTCGTGCATTGCTAGACATCGATGAGACAATGACAACGTGGCGCTATCGCCATGCTTTGATGGCTTATCGTATGTTGGGACAAAAAATTGGTACGGGTGGTTCAAGTGGTCACAAATATCTTGCCGATGCGACTTCGAAGCACAAGATTTTCACAGACTTCTTTAACTTAACGACGTTCTTCATTCCGCGCTCGAAAGTTCCGCAATTGCCTAAAACAATTGCAGACAGAATGAATTTTCATTACTAA
- a CDS encoding low specificity L-threonine aldolase, with protein MKRGFGSDNHAGVHPLILASFAEANIEHAPSYGTDDWTEQAIEEFRKHFGKDAQVFFVFNGTAANVTALRALTRPYQSVLCSDVAHINVDECGAPEQMAGCKLIPVPSTNGKLSVAELEKYFIRRGDQHYSQAQVLSITQPTELGTTYSVEELTALITWAKDKKLFVHIDGSRLANAACFLKKSFKEITTDLGVDVVSFGGTKNGLLMGEAVIFLNKALAQDFKYIRKQSSQLPSKSRFIACQFISYFKNDLWKSIADNSLKRAQELYTLVEGIPGVKLREKPQSNAVFATIPSTWVKPLREKYFFYVWDENTFECRWMTSWDTTPEDIQGFAQAIKELSR; from the coding sequence ATGAAACGTGGTTTCGGCAGCGACAATCACGCGGGAGTTCATCCACTAATTCTTGCTTCTTTCGCAGAAGCAAATATTGAACATGCGCCGTCTTATGGAACTGACGATTGGACTGAACAAGCCATCGAAGAATTCCGCAAACACTTCGGTAAAGACGCGCAGGTGTTCTTTGTCTTTAATGGCACGGCAGCGAACGTTACCGCTTTACGCGCACTAACTCGTCCTTATCAATCGGTTTTATGTTCGGACGTTGCCCACATCAACGTAGATGAATGTGGCGCGCCTGAACAAATGGCGGGATGCAAGTTGATCCCTGTACCGTCTACGAACGGCAAACTGTCCGTAGCCGAACTTGAAAAGTATTTCATTCGTCGCGGCGATCAGCACTATTCGCAAGCGCAAGTCTTAAGTATCACGCAACCCACAGAACTTGGTACGACCTATTCTGTTGAAGAGCTCACGGCTCTTATCACATGGGCCAAAGACAAAAAGCTGTTCGTGCATATCGATGGCTCGCGCCTTGCCAATGCGGCTTGTTTCTTAAAGAAAAGCTTTAAAGAAATCACCACCGATCTTGGTGTGGACGTCGTTTCATTTGGCGGTACTAAAAACGGATTGCTGATGGGTGAAGCGGTGATCTTTTTGAATAAAGCCCTGGCCCAGGATTTTAAATACATCCGCAAACAAAGCAGCCAACTTCCCTCGAAGTCGCGCTTCATTGCTTGTCAGTTTATTTCTTACTTTAAAAATGATCTGTGGAAGTCCATCGCAGATAATTCTTTAAAACGCGCTCAAGAACTTTACACTCTTGTCGAAGGCATTCCCGGAGTCAAACTTCGTGAAAAACCGCAAAGCAACGCAGTCTTTGCAACGATTCCTTCGACGTGGGTAAAACCTTTGCGCGAAAAATATTTCTTTTACGTTTGGGACGAAAACACATTCGAATGCCGTTGGATGACTTCGTGGGATACAACCCCTGAAGATATTCAAGGATTCGCACAAGCCATTAAGGAACTTTCAAGATGA
- a CDS encoding formimidoylglutamase, translating to MNWLHPTDKNLLFTKNDKEDPRLGECVQLIAETALESISSSTDIAILGYPDDEGIALNGGRVGAHLAPKEIRTFLYKMTPHPLATRMPAIADLGDLHTSQPLAARHEKGREIVHGLAQKNIRWISFGGGHDYGYCDSTAFVSAFPNDAVVINFDAHMDVRPTDKGFNSGTPFYRLMTEFAGKVDFAEVGIQNQCNSKFHMNWATDKGASIFMLDDVNEKGLQTVLASFLKGKEKKKIFLSVDIDAFTSNEAPGCSQSWTTGLFTRDFLASLQWMIANFDVRGMGIYEVSPALDQDKRTSKLAALLSHNFIFAQLNKG from the coding sequence ATGAACTGGCTACATCCTACCGACAAGAATCTTCTTTTTACTAAAAACGACAAAGAAGATCCTCGTCTAGGTGAATGCGTACAGCTTATCGCCGAGACGGCCCTAGAAAGCATCTCTTCTTCAACTGACATCGCAATCCTTGGCTACCCTGATGACGAAGGCATCGCTTTGAATGGCGGTCGCGTTGGTGCTCACTTAGCTCCTAAAGAGATTCGCACTTTCCTTTACAAGATGACCCCGCACCCTTTAGCGACTCGCATGCCTGCGATTGCTGACTTGGGTGATTTGCACACGTCACAACCGTTGGCCGCTCGCCATGAAAAAGGTCGCGAGATCGTTCACGGTTTAGCGCAAAAAAACATTCGCTGGATTTCGTTTGGTGGCGGTCATGACTACGGCTATTGCGACAGCACAGCTTTTGTGTCGGCATTTCCAAACGATGCGGTGGTGATCAACTTTGATGCCCATATGGATGTTCGCCCTACCGATAAAGGCTTTAATTCAGGAACTCCGTTCTATCGCTTGATGACTGAATTCGCTGGCAAAGTTGATTTCGCGGAAGTCGGAATTCAAAATCAATGCAATAGCAAATTCCACATGAACTGGGCCACTGACAAAGGCGCTTCCATCTTCATGTTGGATGACGTAAATGAAAAAGGTCTGCAAACCGTTCTTGCCTCTTTCCTTAAAGGTAAAGAAAAGAAAAAGATTTTCTTAAGTGTGGATATCGATGCTTTCACCTCCAACGAAGCTCCAGGTTGCAGTCAGTCTTGGACAACGGGATTATTTACTCGCGACTTCTTAGCAAGCTTGCAGTGGATGATTGCGAACTTTGACGTGCGTGGCATGGGCATTTACGAAGTGTCACCGGCGCTCGATCAAGATAAACGCACTAGCAAATTAGCGGCACTTCTTTCGCATAACTTTATCTTTGCGCAACTTAACAAAGGCTAG